The Streptomyces sp. NBC_01317 genomic interval TATTCAAGTTTTGCACAGGGCGGCCTGACGGGTATAGACCACCCCCCAGTGAAGCCCGTCACCGCCGGGCCCACCGGGCGGAGCGCGGGACCGGTCGGGATTGTCAGTGGGGCGTGGCAGGATCGGGTACGTGGCTGAGACAGCGTCGAAGAAGACCCCAGACAACCGTCCTCGCCTGCTCCTCATGGACGGGCACTCCCTGGCGTACCGGGCGTTCTTCGCGCTGCCCGCGGAGAATTTCACGACCGCGACCGGCCAGCCGACCAACGCCATCTACGGCTTCGCGTCGATGCTGGCGAACACCCTGCGTGACGAGGCGCCCACCCACTTCGCGGTCGCCTTCGACGTGTCCCGCAAGACGTGGCGCTCGGAGGAGTTCCCCGAGTACAAGGCGAACCGCTCGAAGACCCCCGACGAGTTCAAGGGACAGGTCGAGCTGATCGGCGAGCTGCTGGACGCGATGCACGCGGACCGGTTCGCGATCGACGGGTTCGAGGCCGACGACGTCATCGCGACCCTCGCCACCCAGGCCGAGGCGGCCGGCTTCGAAGTACTCATCGTCACCGGCGACCGGGACTCCTTCCAGCTGATCACCGAGCACACGACCGTGCTCTACCCCACCAAGGGCGTCTCCGAGCTGACCCGCTTCACCCCGGAGAAGGTCGAGGAGAAGTACGGCCTCTCCCCCCGGCAGTACCCGGACTTCGCCGCCCTGCGCGGCGACCCGTCCGACAACCTCCCCGGCATCCCGGGCGTGGGCGAGAAGACCGCCGCCAAGTGGATCAGGGAGTTCGGCTCCTTCGACGAGCTGATCGCGCGCGCCGACGACGTGAAGGGCAAGGCGGGGCAGAATTTCCGCGACCACCTGGAGTCGGTCAAGCTCAACCGCAGGCTCACGGAGCTGACGTGCACGGTGGAGCTGCCCAAGACCCCCCAGGAGCTGGAGCGGCAGCCCTACGACCGTACGGCCCTGATCTCCGTGCTGGAGGTCCTGGAGATCCGTAACCCCAGCCTCCGCGAGCGGCTGCTGGCCGTGGACCCGGGCGCCGTCGAGGACGAGCCCCCGGCCCCCGCCGCCGGCGTCGAGCTGGACGGCACCGTCCTCGGCTCCGGGCAGCTCACCCCGTGGCTCGCCGAGCACGGCACCGGGCCGCTCGGCATCGCCACGGTCGACACCTGGGCCCTGGGCGCCGGCTCCATCACCGAGGTCGCGCTCGCCGCCGCGGGCGGCCCCGCCGCCTGGTTCGACACGACCCAGCTGGACGAGGCCGACGAACAGGCCTTCGCCGCCTGGCTCGCCGACGACGAGCGGCCCAAGGTCATGCACAACGCGAAGAGCGTCATGCGGGTCGCCCCCGAGCACGGCTGGCGCGTCGGCGGCGTCACGATGGACACCGCCCTCGCCGCCTACCTCGTCAAGCCCGGCCGCCGCTCCTTCGCCCTGGACACCCTCGCCGTCGAATACCTCGGCCGGGAGCTGGCCCCCGCCGCCTCCGCCGACGGCCAGCTCGCCTTCGGCGCCGACGACGAGGCCGAGGCCGACGCGCTGATGACCCAGGCCCGCGCGGTCCTCGACCTGGGCGACGCGTTCACCGAGCGGCTCGCCGAGGTCGGCGCCACCGACCTGCTGTACGGGGTGGAGCTGCCCACCTCCGCCCTGCTGGCCCGGCTGGAGCGCCACGGCATCGCCGCCGACCGGGCGCACCTGGAAGCCATGGAGCAGCAGTTCGCGGGCGCCGTCCAGCAGGCCGTGAAGGAGGCGCACGCCGCCGTCGGCCACGAGTTCAACCTCGGCTCGCCCAAGCAGCTCCAGGAAGTCCTCTTCGGCGAGCTGGGCCTGCCCAAGACCAAGAAGACCAAGACCGGTTACACCACCGACGCCGACGCGCTCGCCTGGCTCGCCGGCCGGACCGAGCACGAACTGCCCGTCATCATGCTGCGCCACCGCGAGCAGGCGAAGCTGCGGGTCACCGTCGAGGGCCTGGTCAAGACGATCGGCGCCGACGGCCGTATCCACACCACGTTCAGCCAGACCGTCGCCGCCACCGGCCGGCTCTCGTCCACCGACCCCAACCTCCAGAACGTGCCCGTGCGCACGGACGAGGGCCGGGCGATCCGCCGCGGCTTCGTCGTCGGCGAGGGGTACGAATCGCTGATGACGGCCGACTACAGCCAGATCGAACTGCGGGTGATGGCGCACCTCTCCGAGGACGCGGGCCTGATCGAGGCCTTCACCTCCGGGGAGGACCTGCACACCACCGTCGCCTCCCAGGTGTTCGCGGTGGAGCGGGCCGCCGTCGACCCCGAGATGCGCCGCAAGATCAAGGCCATGTCGTACGGACTGGCGTACGGCCTCTCGGCGTTCGGCCTCTCCGCGCAGCTGAACATCGAGGCCGCCGAGGCCCGGGGGTTGATGGACACCTTCTTCGAGCGGTTCGGCGGCGTAAGGGACTACCTCCAGCGCGCGGTCGCCGAGGCCAGGGCCACGGGCTACACGGAGACGATGCTCGGCCGCCGCCGGTATCTGCCCGACCTCAACAGCGACAACCGCCAGCGCCGCGAGACCGCCGAGCGGATGGCGCTCAACGCCCCCATCCAGGGCACCGCGGCCGACATCGTCAAGGTCGCCATGCTGAACGTGGACCGGGCCGTCCGCGCGGCCGGCCTCACGTCCCGCATGCTCCTCCAGGTCCACGACGAAATCGTCCTGGAGATCGCCCCCGGCGAGCGCGAGGAGGTCGAGGCCATCCTGCGCCGCGAGATGCCGGCCGCCGTCGACCTGCGGGCGCCGCTGGACGTCTCCGTGGGCGTCGGCACCGACTGGGAGTCGGCGGCCCACTGATCCGTACAGCGGGGCGAACGGCGCAGCTCACCCGGGTGGGGCACCGGCCCGGGTGAGGCCTGCGGCCCCCGGGCGACCCTCAGGTGGCGAACTGGTGAAAACCGGTCGCGACCGGTGTTGCCGCACAGGGAGTTGACGTAGGGTCGCCGGTGCCCAGGCGCGGGGAGCGCGCATGTGTATTCCACCGGGGAGGGACCAGACGTATGGCAGTGCCATTCGGCAGCCGACTGCGCAGAGGAGCCACCACCACCGCGGTGGCCGCCGTGGCCATCGCGGCACTCTCCGCCTCCCAGGCGCCGGGCGCCGTCCTCGGACTGCCCGGCGGTGGCACGCAGGCCGCCGACGCCACCACCACGCCACCCGGTACGCCCGCGACCGGCAACTCCCCGTACTACACGGACCTTCCGCCGCTCAACCCGCCCGACAAGCCGCTGGTGTCCATAGACCTGCCGGCGGCCACGGGCGACGTCGAAGCGGGGATACCCGCCACGGTCCTCGACGCCTACAAGAAGGCGGAACAGGCCCTCGCGGAGACCAGGCCCGACTGCCGGCTCCCCTGGCAACTGCTCGCCGCGATCGGCAAGGTCGAGTCCGGCCAGGCGCGCGGCGGCGCGGTCGACGCCGACGGCA includes:
- the polA gene encoding DNA polymerase I — encoded protein: MAETASKKTPDNRPRLLLMDGHSLAYRAFFALPAENFTTATGQPTNAIYGFASMLANTLRDEAPTHFAVAFDVSRKTWRSEEFPEYKANRSKTPDEFKGQVELIGELLDAMHADRFAIDGFEADDVIATLATQAEAAGFEVLIVTGDRDSFQLITEHTTVLYPTKGVSELTRFTPEKVEEKYGLSPRQYPDFAALRGDPSDNLPGIPGVGEKTAAKWIREFGSFDELIARADDVKGKAGQNFRDHLESVKLNRRLTELTCTVELPKTPQELERQPYDRTALISVLEVLEIRNPSLRERLLAVDPGAVEDEPPAPAAGVELDGTVLGSGQLTPWLAEHGTGPLGIATVDTWALGAGSITEVALAAAGGPAAWFDTTQLDEADEQAFAAWLADDERPKVMHNAKSVMRVAPEHGWRVGGVTMDTALAAYLVKPGRRSFALDTLAVEYLGRELAPAASADGQLAFGADDEAEADALMTQARAVLDLGDAFTERLAEVGATDLLYGVELPTSALLARLERHGIAADRAHLEAMEQQFAGAVQQAVKEAHAAVGHEFNLGSPKQLQEVLFGELGLPKTKKTKTGYTTDADALAWLAGRTEHELPVIMLRHREQAKLRVTVEGLVKTIGADGRIHTTFSQTVAATGRLSSTDPNLQNVPVRTDEGRAIRRGFVVGEGYESLMTADYSQIELRVMAHLSEDAGLIEAFTSGEDLHTTVASQVFAVERAAVDPEMRRKIKAMSYGLAYGLSAFGLSAQLNIEAAEARGLMDTFFERFGGVRDYLQRAVAEARATGYTETMLGRRRYLPDLNSDNRQRRETAERMALNAPIQGTAADIVKVAMLNVDRAVRAAGLTSRMLLQVHDEIVLEIAPGEREEVEAILRREMPAAVDLRAPLDVSVGVGTDWESAAH